CGAACTTGTCACGCACATTAGCTGCCTCGACATTGCCACGGACTGCATGACCAGCAAGATCCGGAAGAGTGTCCACCTCCAACAGGTCTTCTGCACGAGGATCCTTGGTGCGCAGGTAATTATGCAACACACATGTTGCTTTGATGACAAAGTCAACATTGTCAGGCTTCAGCTGCATACAAGATCTGAGTACACGCCATTTGTTAGCTAAAATGCCAAATGTACACTCCACATATCTGCGAGCCATTGTGAGCCTAAAGTTGAAAAGCCTTTTTCTGTCATTTAAATCGCGTTTGGGAAACGGTTTTAATAAGTTGACATGTAGGCCAAAAGCCTCATCACCCACTAGCACATGTGGTAGTGCTTCTCCTCCTTCAACAAGGGGCCTTGGCTCGGGAATGTCAAACTGTTGGCTATATAACCTTCGGCCCATTGGTGACAACCGAAACACATTTGCATCTGCTGTGCTCCCATAAGCACCTACGTCGATGGCCAAAAACTTATAAGTAGTATCGGCAATGGCCATTAAAACAACTGAAAAGAATTTCTTATAATTATAATACAAGGAGCCACTGTTGGGTGGCACCTGAATTTGTAGATGTTTTCCATCCAAGGCGCCAATGCAATTAGGAAATTGAGCATTCTGCCGGAAACCTTCCGCTGCTTCTCTCCACATCTGCATTGTAGGTTGAGGCATAAATAATGGCTGCAGAACATTCCATATTGCCTTGCACGTCTCATGTACGATGCCTTGAATGGTAGAAATGCCTAGTAAAAAATGATAGTGCAAGGAAGTAAACGAATTCCCTGTGGCAAGATATCTGAAAAACATAACatccaaaaaatgaaaaataccttCTTGGATagtacatacaaacaaacagtCATACAAATATTTCTAGTAATACCTGAGGGTCAGTAGAAGACGTTGTGCAGGACATATCATTCTTCGCATGTTGGTTCTCTGATGAGCAATATGAGGTGTCAACAAAACCAATAGTTCATCAAAATTAGGAATTGACATtctagtaaaattaaaaaaaatttccggATTCCTGCGCAAGTCTTCATATAAGACTTTGAAGGCTCCCTTCTTACCCCTCATGGATAACATTGGATGTACCCAAAAACGCCTACCACTCAAAACCCTTTGCCTTCTACGACGTAAAAGGACCCTCAGGGTAAGAATGTGGCAATGCAATAATAGCAGACGAGTACGCCTATTCATTCTAACAAAATGTTTGCCTAATTTTGTGCAGCACAATTCGAGGTAggcacaaacaggaagtaatctTCAATGTTCTGTGCATTTTCACATCCTTTTGTAGGTGAAGTTCCAAATTCTACACCATTTTTGATCTTTTACTTCCTAGATCACATCAATATTTCCTGTTATGACCACCAATTTCACTTCCAAGTTAAGGTAAACACTTCCAGGTTACTGCCTAAACATGACTTCCTGGTAAAGTTGGTCATTTCCTCTTTGCCAAAGTGAAATTTTTGAAAATTGAAGGTGTTCTCCTTTAACAAAAACGCTTTCGAATGCACCCCAAACGCTTTGTAAACGCAATACACGCGTTAACGCAGCGTTAAACACCCAACCGCAACCGCCTCACAAACGCTCATTAAACGCCTATCATGAACGCCAATTAACGCTTACTAACACACATACAAACTTGAGCTGCTTCGATAAGTGCTTACGTAGCAGTAAACGCAATGCTCAACTGCAgcccgtctgaaagaggccttatacatgtagctttgcagcagatttgaccatcagatagatttctgtcagatgcctgtcaagtggaatatgacaggaatctatctgatgtgtgccacacactaggaacagatttccaatagatttcagactgaaatctattggaaatctattgaaaatcgatctaaatgtattattgcacaattagatccaatgcaactctatgggccatcaatctgctgccagcagcagatcgatctagattttccatcctgtcagataaatCAAATCGAttggctgatttgaaagaatcgatttctgatcgattctatcaaattgatcgatggctgaaattggccagtgtatgggtccctttagtgttagaaaagaggacagagaggaaataagaacAGATATTTCCCAAAAAGTATCTTCAGCAGTATCCAGACCCAAAAATcataggcaaccataacacatgtacacaagaaaagatgctgtttttagaggggaagggggctctgacaaggaggggggggggcagtttcaatgtttgccataggcactttattacccagatacgcccctggtcaTCAGTGCTCTGTCACCCAGCAGGGATCGGACCGCAATCCCTTGTGGGATAGAAATCCAACAGACATACCCTaggtgagtatgggccttaaagaaaacctgtaactacaaaacgtttccctggggggtactcgcctccgtagggggaagcctccggattcgATCTAAGCCGccctcccccgtcctcctgtgtcccacggcggtctcgctctggccctccgaacagtgggaatgtaaatatttatctccccggctccagcgcaggcgcagtatccgcttggagataggcggaaataggcgATCGCTGTTggcctgctctactgcgcaggcgcaagtctcctgcgcctgcgtagaagagcggacccaacagagattgggtatttccgcctatctccatacGGTTTGCCGCAACAGCGCCTCCGCTAgacccaggaaaggtaaataaatcagtgcttgtcagccttgtcgagggaggattccgggacacttcgggggagccagcgctggactgcctgcagctacaggaggggaaagcctcattgggaccctgaggcttccccctaccgaggtgagtaccccccaggggacctttttttgttacagagtctctttaaggtgtacccataccttccaacttttgagatgagaaagagggacgcttaagccacacccctgaccacgccccatcacacctctagtcacgcatactataataaaaatttcataagaaaaatatgttttataattcaaacccacACTGATCCTCTATCCTGGTTcgttttcctttatattaacattttaaaatgagtaatatatcaatttaaaggatgggaataaagtttagagtcaatcatacacatttgtaatagagaaatatatatatttacatagaaagagggataaAGTGCTGAAAGAgatacaaatgaggaggaaagaggaacagggctcccaaagagagactgtccctctaaaagagggacagttgggagctcagCTATGGTGTACCtgagacagaaaaaaaaagtattcatacatacctggggcttcctccagccctctgtctGTCCCAGTAAACCTGTCAGTTGCGGCCTTGCCACATGATGCGCATGTGCGACATAGCCACGCACGCTCCCCTCTCACACTCTCGCCACTGAGAGCATTCGGCGGTGGGAGCGCAATGGGGGCATGCATGTGCATTACGCAATGACAGATATAACTGGATGGCCACAGGAGGATTGAGGCAGcccgggaggatggtgagggagcgaaccgcctgaagggggctggaggaagcctcagctaTGTATGAATACTTTTATTTTTGTCTTAGGTTTCCTATAAGTAGTGGCTGAACTGAAACGATGCACAAGGCTAATCAGATTCAGAACATTAGTTtatgcacacctgaagtgagagggatgtggaggctgacagatttatttcattttgagcaatgcacattgcctggctgtcctgctgatccactgcctctctaagggcctgtttccacaccacacagaatggatgcagaaaaactgactccaatgaatgcctatgggaaaatctgcataagaaaaatcgcgtttagtggaaacaggcccataggcattcattggagtcagtttttctgcatacattctgcatctaatctgcgtgtagtggaaacaggccctaaggcctcttttccaggagCAGCTGAAGGTGTTGAATTTACCGCCTGTAAGCTGCTCCCATCCACCAGCCTAGAGCACAGCTCAGGCACAAAATTAGATTTTTGGGGGGCACCTTGTAACGAATCAAACACGCCACGCGGTGTTAGCGTGGCATGTAATTGCAGCTGAATGGTGCTTGTGTTCGGAAGCCAGACAGCTGATCTGCTCAACAAATGAACAGTTCAGTTCTACCATCCGTGGAAACGAGGccttatacttttagccttagaccctgaaaaagcatgcacatTAGATGGTGGGCATTCGATTGTGAGCTTCTGTTTGGACAGTTCTTGACATAACTATGCACTCTAAAGTGCTGCAAGAGACCCTCATGAGGCCCTCAAAATCCAAtacagcaatcataaggcccccaataGACAAATGCTGCAATCATGATGTCAGaagtgacaaatgcagcaatcatgaggcccccccccaagtgacaaatgcagcaatgatgaGGCCTCTGagagacaaatgcagcaatcatgaggtccccaagtGACAACTTCAGTAATCGTGAGGCCTCCaagagacaaattcagcaatcatgaggccccccaggtGACAAATGTAGCAATAATCAAGTCCAGTACCCCGACACACCAGTTTTAGGTAACCAGAGGGGCCCATTATAGGGCTCCTAATGACCTACATGGGGTCATTCTATACTAGTGGAAGCTATTCCATATATAGAATAGAATGACCCCATGTAGGCCATTAGGAGCCATTTGTTGCAGCCACATCCCCCCAGAggcccctgagccagctgctGAGCACCCAAGATCACCCCCCCCCAACTTAAATGTTCTCCCTGTGGCCCCTGCAATGTCTTCTGCAGAATAGCGTCTCACCTGTCCTAATGGACATATTCTTTTTTACTTACTAACATGTGCTGGGTCACAGGGGAGAGGCGCCCCTGCGAGGACAAAGGTATGAGTGTATGGAGGCACAGACTGACAGGGGTGTGCGCCCACAGGGACAGGTGAGatactactctgccaaagacattACAGGGGCCCTGGGAAACACAGTTGGTGTCACGTACCTGGAGgtaaggagaccgatgtgctgaggacagcaacccctGCGGCTTATCAACCCCAAGCCCTGAACTGGGAACAGGTGACTTGGGTTAACacggggcaggagtgctcgcagatcCAGTCGTTGGAGTGAGCAGGAACTGGAGACTCCCGCAAGacgggtctggtactgcaatgacccgtACACCAGAGATGATGTTGCCACGCAGGTTCTGTAACAGGCTGGTAGAACAGCAGATCCTTGAGCGGTCCGGGGTCGGTAGCAGAGCAGGTAGTCAGactggcagggtttggcaacagagcgggttatcagacaggcaaggttcggcagcagagcgggtagtcgtacagagcagggttcggcaacagagcgggttatcagacaggcaaggttcagcatggAGTAGGTCAGGGATCAGGCAGACAAAGTGTCACGTCACAGGAGCAAACTTGCTGCAATACCACAGCACAGAGGTCtgggctctccaggcttaaataggccgtttggcgcgcaCCGCGCGACGCGCACACAACATAGTGCGTCACGCGCACACGGAGCAGCGCGTCATGCGCGCATGCGCAAACGCGAACACGCACATGCGCgatacacacgcgcacgcacgcgcacacacgcacaacaagaagaagatgcataaaacagccatctttgcgcgcgcgcgtgcacagcaATCATGCCCACACCTTGCGGCGCCAACACTTTCGCCGCACAACGCCACGCGCGCTGGAGAGCCCCGACAGAACACCCTGCCGGGAGGCCCGCCGAGACCCCCCTCAGAACGACTGCCAGCATCCGCATGTGCCAGCCGCCtcacctggacaggtaactgaccgtgacaatgccccccccttacgggcagcctccggatgcctccTGGTCTTGGTTTATCTGGACACCTCTGATGGAACTGTCTCACCAAAGCAGGTGCATGAACAAAAAGGCTGGTTCCCAGGTGTTGTCCTCTGCTCCATAGTTCTTCCATTTAATGAGATATTGTACCCGACTACCCCTACATCTGGAATCCAGAATATCTTCCACTTCATATTCCTCTTCTCCATTCACTATGTCTGGTGGAGGTGGTCCTGAATTCTGTCCAGGAAAGAGGTCTGGATGTACTGGCTTTACCAGAGAAACATGAAAGACAGGATGAATTCTGAGGTTGCTAGGTAATTCAAGTTCATAAGCTGATTGTCCAATCCTTCTTCTAATTTTAAAGGGCCCAATAAATTTAGGACCTAGCTTCTTCGATGGGCATGTAAGTCTCAAGTTCTTGGTTGATAGGTATACCTGGTCCCCCACTTCCAAGTTCACATCTCCCCTCCTGTGACAAtcagccttttttttaaagtcctCCTGAGCCTGAGTCATTGATCGCTGAAGGAGTTGATTATTCTGAACCAACCACTTGGCCAATTCTTCTGCTGCAGGAACTGGAGATTCTTTCACTATACCAGGTAAAAATGAAGGATTATACCCATAGTTGGCAAAGAATGGAGATTGCTTAGTGGACGTATGAACTGAATTGTTGTAAGCAAATTCCGCGGATGGTAATAATTGAGCCCAATTATCCTGTGACCCTGAAATGAAGCATTTGAGATATTGTTCCAGTGTTTGATTAGTGCGTTCAGTTTGTCCGTTGGATTGTGGATGATATGCTGATGAAAAATGTAACCGGATATTGAGTATTTGACAGAGTGCTTTCCAAAACTGTGAAGTGAACTGAGTTCCCCTGTCTGATACAATGTCATTAGGAACCCCATGCAACCTTACAATCTCCTTGATGAAGGTCATAGCAGTAATTCTTGCAGAAGGTAAGTTCATCATGGGAATAAAATGCGCCATC
This DNA window, taken from Hyperolius riggenbachi isolate aHypRig1 chromosome 3, aHypRig1.pri, whole genome shotgun sequence, encodes the following:
- the LOC137561700 gene encoding uncharacterized protein, which encodes MRRMICPAQRLLLTLRYLATGNSFTSLHYHFLLGISTIQGIVHETCKAIWNVLQPLFMPQPTMQMWREAAEGFRQNAQFPNCIGALDGKHLQIQVPPNSGSLYYNYKKFFSVVLMAIADTTYKFLAIDVGAYGSTADANVFRLSPMGRRLYSQQFDIPEPRPLVEGGEALPHVLVGDEAFGLHVNLLKPFPKRDLNDRKRLFNFRLTMARRYVECTFGILANKWRVLRSCMQLKPDNVDFVIKATCVLHNYLRTKDPRAEDLLEVDTLPDLAGHAVRGNVEAANVRDKFAAFFMSQDGQFVTH